One window of the Diospyros lotus cultivar Yz01 chromosome 12, ASM1463336v1, whole genome shotgun sequence genome contains the following:
- the LOC127813969 gene encoding protein ARABIDILLO 1-like, translating into MSRRVRRKVARKGKNNEVLPSYPEIEDEDSHPDEKVQVDWTKLPDDTVIQLFSCLNYRDRASLSATCRTWRILGSSPCLWQSLDLRAHKCDATAAASLASRCVNLQKLRFRGPESADVIINLQARGLCEISGDYCRKINDATLSVIAARHEVLESLQLGPDFCERITSDAIKAIAICCSKLRKLRLSGIRDVDGEAINALAKHCGALTDIGFIDCLKVDEVALGNVVSVRFLSVAGAPSMKWGVATHHWGKLPNLTGLDVSRTDVVPTAVSRLLSSSQSLKILCALNCPALEEDSSFVTNNNKGKLLFASFTNIFKGLNSLLAGTTMKERNVFSNWRNSKKKDKNLDEIMTWLEWILSHSLLRIAESNPQGLDDFWLNQGAALLLNLMHSSQEDVQERAATGLATFVVVDDEHASIHSGRAEAVMRDGGIRFLLNLARSWREGLQSEAAKAIANLSVNANVAKAVAEEGGINILANLARSMNRMVAEEAAGGLWNLSVGEEHKCAIAEAGAIKALVDLIFKWSTGDGVLERAAGALANLAADDKCSMEVAVVGGVHALVMLARNCKFEGVQEQAARALANLAAHGDSNSNNAAVGQEAGALEALVQLIRSPHEGVRQEAAGALWNLSFDDRNREAIAAAGGVEALVALAQSCSNASPGLQERAAGALWGLSVSETNSIAIGREGGVAPLIALARSDSEDVHETAAGALWNLAFNAGNALRIVEEGGVPALVRLCSSSASKMARFMAALALAYMFDGRMDELALVGTSSESTSKSVSLDGARRMALKHIEAFVLTFSDPQAFGAAAVSSAPTALTQVTESARIQEAGHLRCSGAEIGRFVIMLRNPFSILKACAAFALLQFTIPGGRHAVHHVNLLQNAGAPRVLRAAAAAATAPLEAKIFARIVLRNLEHHQMELQAKE; encoded by the exons ATGAGCCGTAGGGTCCGAAGGAAAGTGGCAAGGAAGGGGAAGAACAATGAAGTTTTGCCGAGCTACCCAGAAATTGAGGATGAGGATTCGCATCCTGATGAAAAAGTGCAAGTGGATTGGACTAAATTACCTGATGATACAGTGATTCAGCTGTTTTCTTGTCTGAATTACCGGGACAGGGCGAGTTTGTCAGCAACCTGCCGGACATGGAGGATTTTGGGCAGTTCTCCATGTTTGTGGCAATCTCTGGATCTCCGTGCTCACAAATGTGATGCTACCGCGGCAGCTTCACTTGCCTCTAGATGTGTGAATCTTCAGAAACTCCGGTTTCGCGGGCCAGAATCTGCTGATGTGATAATTAATCTCCAGGCCAGGGGTTTGTGTGAAATCAGTGGCGATTACTGCAGGAAAATTAATGATGCTACTCTCTCTGTGATCGCAGCTCGACATGAAGTACTTGAGAGCCTCCAACTTGGTCCAGATTTTTGTGAAAGGATCACCAGTGATGCAATCAAAGCAATTGCAATTTGCTGTTCTAAACTTAGGAAGCTAAGGCTTTCAGGTATCAGGGATGTTGATGGAGAAGCAATAAATGCTTTGGCTAAGCATTGTGGGGCTTTGACAGACATTGGGTTCATAGATTGTCTCAAGGTTGATGAGGTAGCATTAGGAAATGTTGTTTCAGTTCGGTTCCTCTCAGTTGCGGGAGCTCCAAGTATGAAATGGGGTGTGGCCACACATCATTGGGGTAAGCTCCCTAACTTGACTGGATTAGATGTTTCAAGAACAGATGTTGTTCCAACTGCTGTTTCAAGATTGCTGTCATCTTCGCAAAGCTTGAAGATCTTGTGTGCATTAAATTGTCCAGCTCTTGAGGAAGATTCCAGCTTTGTCACCAATAATAACAAAGGTAAATTGTTGTTTGCCAGCTTTACTAACATTTTCAAAGGGTTAAATTCTCTACTTGCTGGCACAACAATGAAAGAGAGGAATGTATTCTCAAATTGGAGAAATTCgaagaaaaaagataagaacTTGGATGAAATCATGACATGGCTTGAATGGATCCTCTCCCATTCACTTCTACGTATTGCTGAGAGCAACCCACAGGGTTTGGATGATTTCTGGCTCAACCAAGGTGCAGCACTGTTGCTCAATTTGATGCATAGTTCACAGGAGGATGTTCAGGAAAGGGCAGCCACAGGACTTGCAacttttgttgttgttgatgatgaGCATGCTAGCATTCATAGTGGTAGAGCTGAAGCAGTTATGCGGGATGGTGGGATACGTTTTCTTCTAAACCTGGCAAGATCTTGGCGTGAAGGGCTTCAATCCGAAGCAGCAAAG GCTATAGCAAACTTGTCTGTGAATGCAAATGTTGCGAAAGCTGTTGCAGAAGAAGGAGGAATCAACATTCTTGCAAATCTGGCACGGTCTATGAATAGGATGGTTGCTGAAGAGGCTGCTGGAGGCCTATGGAATCTCTCTGTTGGGGAAGAGCATAAG tgtGCAATTGCTGAGGCTGGTGCTATAAAAGCTTTAGTTGATCTTATCTTCAAATGGTCTACTGGTGATGGGGTTCTG GAACGTGCAGCTGGTGCCCTTGCAAATTTGGCAGCTGATGACAAGTGTAGCATGGAGGTTGCAGTGGTAGGTGGTGTGCATGCTTTGGTGATGCTAGCACGGAACTGCAAGTTTGAGGGAGTGCAAGAGCAG GCTGCTCGTGCCTTGGCTAATTTGGCTGCCCACGGGGACAGCAACAGTAACAATGCTGCTGTTGGACAAGAAGCAGGTGCTCTTGAAGCACTTGTGCAACTCATACGTTCCCCCCATGAAGGTGTCAG GCAAGAAGCTGCTGGTGCGTTATGGAATTTATCATTTGATGATAGAAACAGAGAAGCAATTGCAGCAGCTGGTGGTGTTGAAGCATTG GTTGCTCTTGCACAGTCCTGTTCAAATGCCTCTCCAGGTCTTCAGGAGAGGGCTGCTGGTGCTTTATGGGGATTGTCAGTATCAGAAACAAAtag TATTGCTATTGGACGAGAAGGAGGAGTTGCACCTCTGATAGCACTTGCACGCTCTGATTCTGAA GATGTCCATGAGACTGCTGCTGGAGCTCTTTGGAATCTTGCATTTAACGCTGGTAATGCTCTTCGAATAGTTGAGGAAGGGGGAGTTCCTGCCCTTGTTCGTCTTTGTTCTTCATCAGCATCTAAAATGGCACGCTTCATGGCTGCGCTGGCATTAGCATACATGTTTGATGGAAG AATGGATGAATTAGCACTGGTAGGGACTTCATCAGAGAGCACGTCTAAAAGTGTGAGCTTAGATGGAGCTAGGAGAATGGCTCTGAAGCACATTGAAGCATTTGTCCTTACATTTTCTGATCCACAAGCATTTGGTGCTGCCGCTGTATCATCAGCTCCTACAGCTTTGACACAAGTAACTGAATCAGCTCGAATTCAGGAGGCAGGTCATCTGAGAtgcag